Part of the Candidatus Syntrophosphaera sp. genome, GAAGGTTATGGTCTCTTTTTCCATGTTTGACTCCCGTGTTGTGTTGGAACCAAAATGAATAGCGTATATAATTTGTCAAGAACTTTTTACGTATACTTTTTGTCCACTTTTATGTGCAACGGTCTTAGTATGCACTGGGGGGCTTTCTCCGCGGCTTTGTTTACGCAACAGCTTGCGAGCAACGGTAATAGAAGCATTAGCAGCAGCATCCGTTTCATTAAGACACTCCCTTGGACCAAAATATTCAAACAAACCTGTTTTCAGATTTCGGATACCTGTCAAGTTTTAAAACTTGGCTTCCCTGCAAATCAGGGCTTCCCTCTTAATTCAGTAATTAAGGAATAAATATTGCTTCATTTGATTGCAGTGTCCTGGAACAGGCCTCGGGGCCGGGGAGGATACCATGAGATACGCTTTATTGCTGGCTATGGCATTCTTTGCGCTGGGCTGCAACGCCTTTGGCTGCGAGCCTTTCGGGCCGCAGGTTGAGGGGCTCATCTGTGCCAATCTGGATAGCGATCCGCTCAGCATTGGTGGAATGGAAGACACCCACGGCACGGTGTACCTTTTTGAGGGTGATGTCTGGAACTCCTATCCCCACTACTCAAATCTGCCGGTGCTGGACCTTTGCCAGAGGGACTATGACACCCTGCTGGCCATCATGGGAGCTGGTTCATACAGCGACGGGGTGTATAAATTCGACCTGGGCACGCACGTCTGGACAATCAACCATTGGTTCTACTGGCCCAAATTCATCCGCTACTGCCCAGCCAACGGATATTACTATGTGGGCGAACAGTTGGGGCTGTTCCGCTCCCCCGACGGCCTGAACTGGTACGGGACACCTGGTTTAGGAGAGGGCCCCTGCACCAGCCTGGCTTTTTACGGTGACCATTTTGTCGCCAACCGAAGCAACGGGGTCTACTACTCCGCGGACGCAGGCCAGACCTGGCAAGCGAGCTCCATGGTCATGCTGCGGTGATTCCGTTTTAGCACAGACGGCACCCTGTACGGCCTGATGGACGCGGGTTCGGATTCCGACGGGCTTTGGCGCTCACATGATTTCGGCGCCACTTGGGAAGTGGTTTTTTATACCGAGCATCTTTCCTGCATAGGTCCGGATTTTGGGGGCTACATTCCCCTGGGCTGGAACCAGCAGAACTACGAAGGAAACTATCTGGAACTGCTGCATCCAGACGGCACTCGGGCTCCGCTCTCCCACCAGGATCTGAGCGGCGCGGTGCGTGAACTGGAGGTCTTTCCCCTGGTCAACACACCCTCATTTTATGTGATCAATACCAGCGGATTGTTCTACCTGACCGGCTTTCTGCCCGTGGAAAACGAGGATGAGACCATTCCGCCGGCCCATACATGGAACGTGCGCGTCTATCCCAATCCGGCCAAAACCCTGATCAACCTTGCCTTTGAGGCTAAAATCCCGGCAAAGGTGGAGGTCACACTGTTTGATTTGAAAGGGCGCAAGCTGCAGGAAACAGATACCTTGGTTCCACAAATGGACATTTTGAACATGCAGCTTCCGGATCTGCCTCCGGGAATCTATTTACTCATGATCTCCAGCGAAAACGGATCCCTGCTGCGGAAGCTGGTGATAATCAGGTAACCCGGGGTTCTGAACCCTGCCCAGGCGGGCCTAAACGACGATCCTGGGGATCTGGTAGGGCAGCCGGGAAAGCAGCTCGTAATTGACCATCTTGGTCAGTTCGGCAAAGGAGGCTACAGATATGTTCAAATCGCCCTGCCTGCCGATCAAAACGACCTCGTCTCCGACCTTCACGCCAGGTATAGTGGTCACGTTGACCATGAACATGTTCATGTTGACCATGCCCACCACATCCGCTCTTCTGCCATGGATCAGCACGTGGCCTGAATTTCCCAGGGTGCGGCTGTAACCATGATGATAGCCGATGGGCACAGTGGCCAGCCTCATGTTTTTGGTGCTGAGAAAGGCGTTTCCGTAATTGATGAAATTGCCCTTGTCCACGGTTTTAACGCTCATGACGCGACTTTTCCAGCTGAGGATCGCCTTCAGGGGATCGCGGGTGAATTTTGATTCCGCGGAGAGCAGGTTGTTCATCTTGGTTTCCATGCTGGGCCAAAAGCCGTACTGCGCGATGCCAAAACGCACCAGGTCCATGATCGTATGCTTGTAGATCAGGGCCGCTGCGGAACAGGCGCTGTGATAGTATTGGGGCTTTATCCCTTCCCTTCTGAGGAGTTTTTTGAGTTTCTCAAACTGCTGGTATTGCTGCTGGATGCGGTGGTAATTTGCGATGCTTTCCGCCCCGGCAAAGTGGGTGCAGATTCCCTCGATCTGCAAGTAGCGGCTGTTCTTTTTGATCAACTGAATTATGCGCGGTAATTCCGCTTCATCCAGGCCGGTGCGGTTCATACCGGTTTCCAGTTCCAGATGGACCAGAGCCTTCTTCTTCTGCTTGCGGGCTTCCGCTATGGCGGCGGCCAAACGCTCTTCAGTAAAGACAAAGAAGGCAATATCCCCAGCGATGGCCCAATTCATCTGGTCCTCGTCGAGCATGCCCATGATGATCAAATGAATGTCCGGGGCTATGACCTTCTGAGCGCGGCTGGCTTCAAAGGCGTCATAGACGGCGAAGTTTTTCACTCCCGCCGCTTCCGCCAGGGGTATGAATTCCTCGATGCCGTGACCATAAGCATTGCCCTTGATCACGGACACGAAAACAGCTTTCTCCCCAATTCGTTTGCGCAGATAGCGAATATTCTTGTTCAGGGCTGCGCGGTCGAGTTCAATCCAGCTTGAATGCAGCATTGCGTCCTCCCGCTGGTTCTGATTTCCAATAGTTAAATGCGCCTCTGATGTGTTTGCGCGTTGTCTTGTATTGATTCATAACATACTAAATGATAGGCCTGAAAATGGCTGTCAAGGAAAAATCCGCTCAGCGCAGTAATATTTTCGCGAACACCACATCCAGGTCCCCGTTCTTGAGCCGTTTTTTCCAATAGGCCCTGAGGCGCAGGGCCGGAACCAGTTCCCGGCTGCCGCAGAGGACGTAGGCCTCGCCCCGCGGGCGTTTCTGCTTCAGGAAATCGCCCAGCTCGTTATAGAGCCTGACCGTGGCGCCGCTATCGCCCAAACGCACCCCATAGGGCGGATTGCAGATCACGCACATTTCCGGACGCGAGGGAAGGTCCTGGAATCGGGAGACTTGCAGTTCCACGTTTTCTCCGCCGGGCAGCGCGGCAAGGTTATTGCGGGCGATCGCGACGCTGCCTGGATTGATGTCCGAACCGCGGATCAGCCCAGGAGGAAGGGGCCGGATCTCTTTGTCGGCATCGGTTTTCACCTTTTGCCACAGGCTGGGGTCATAATCCGGCAGATAAGTGATGCCCAAGTCCTGGCGCAGAAAGGCTGCCGGGGTGCGCGTATACAGTATCAAGGCTTCCGCCAGAATGGTTCCGGAACCGCACATCGGATCTTCCAAAGGTCTGTCTCCCTGCCATTTGGAAAGCCGGACCAGCGCCGCGGCCAGGGTTTCCTGCAGAGGCGCCGCCACCGCTTCCTGCCGATAGCCGCGTTTGTGCATGCTTCCGGTCAGGTCCAAAGACACTGTTGCCCAATTGTCGCTGATGTGCAGGTTGAAGCCGATCCTGGCTCCGCTGGAGGCAAAATCCGGGCGTCGGCCATATTTTTCCCGGAAACTGTCGCAAATGGCGTCTTTGAGGAGCTGCCCGGCATACAGGGAATGGCTGATCTTGCTGCGCGCCACCGTGCTATCGATGCCGAAACTCTCTTCCGGAGGGAACAGCGCGGTCCAGTCCACCGCCTGGCGCGCCTGCTTATAGAGA contains:
- the alr gene encoding alanine racemase; the protein is MHSSWIELDRAALNKNIRYLRKRIGEKAVFVSVIKGNAYGHGIEEFIPLAEAAGVKNFAVYDAFEASRAQKVIAPDIHLIIMGMLDEDQMNWAIAGDIAFFVFTEERLAAAIAEARKQKKKALVHLELETGMNRTGLDEAELPRIIQLIKKNSRYLQIEGICTHFAGAESIANYHRIQQQYQQFEKLKKLLRREGIKPQYYHSACSAAALIYKHTIMDLVRFGIAQYGFWPSMETKMNNLLSAESKFTRDPLKAILSWKSRVMSVKTVDKGNFINYGNAFLSTKNMRLATVPIGYHHGYSRTLGNSGHVLIHGRRADVVGMVNMNMFMVNVTTIPGVKVGDEVVLIGRQGDLNISVASFAELTKMVNYELLSRLPYQIPRIVV
- a CDS encoding class I SAM-dependent RNA methyltransferase: MIMEYQEKGKYFAVVAGSLEALAKAELEELGATVLQEVPRGMRFQCDPRTLYRVVYCSRMLQRVLAPLASFRCHSEDYLYKQARQAVDWTALFPPEESFGIDSTVARSKISHSLYAGQLLKDAICDSFREKYGRRPDFASSGARIGFNLHISDNWATVSLDLTGSMHKRGYRQEAVAAPLQETLAAALVRLSKWQGDRPLEDPMCGSGTILAEALILYTRTPAAFLRQDLGITYLPDYDPSLWQKVKTDADKEIRPLPPGLIRGSDINPGSVAIARNNLAALPGGENVELQVSRFQDLPSRPEMCVICNPPYGVRLGDSGATVRLYNELGDFLKQKRPRGEAYVLCGSRELVPALRLRAYWKKRLKNGDLDVVFAKILLR
- a CDS encoding T9SS type A sorting domain-containing protein, with protein sequence MDAGSDSDGLWRSHDFGATWEVVFYTEHLSCIGPDFGGYIPLGWNQQNYEGNYLELLHPDGTRAPLSHQDLSGAVRELEVFPLVNTPSFYVINTSGLFYLTGFLPVENEDETIPPAHTWNVRVYPNPAKTLINLAFEAKIPAKVEVTLFDLKGRKLQETDTLVPQMDILNMQLPDLPPGIYLLMISSENGSLLRKLVIIR